TACGGGTGTAAGGGTTTGTGACACCGGTACCGAGTTTGATGGTGTTGGTGTTCATTGCAAGGAAAGCAAGGGTTGTGTAAACATCACGGTTGTTGTAGTGGTCTGTAATCCACACATTGTCAAATCCCTGCTGTTCTGCAAGCTTTGCATAGTGAGCGATTTTAAGGACTGGATCGCTTGGTACAAATTCAATTCCAAATGTCATATGAGTTACTCCTGCTTATTAGTGATTAACGTTAGTGAAGGAAGACACACATATATTAAAACCTTATTGGTTTTCTGCTGTCGTGTCCGTTTTAGAACCTCTTTTACATGAATTTTATTCCATTAATCCCGTAGAAAAGGAAATGGAAAAATCAATACACCGATATCAATAAATAATGCTCTCCCAATCTTTATTATGTAACAAATCTCAGGAGTGAGGTAAATCAATATCTGAAAGTGGTTCAATAATTCACATATAGTTAGTGTAGTACCGAAATTCAGATCGCTGAAGCGGGTGTTGGTGTACCAATTTCTGCGATTAGGGAAAAGATCTCATTGGAACTAAATTCTGTATTTATTACTTTTAAATTCACAGTTTGGTGATTAGTAATGAAATGTTATGAATGTGAAAAAGAAGGCAAAACCACCGATACAGTAGGTATTTGCATAATTTGTGGAAGAGGTGTTTGTAAAGACCACCTTGTAAGGGAACAGGTTCCGGTATTGGAAGGAGAATATCAGGTAAGGGTCAAATGTATGGGAGATGCATGTGAACTAAAGGATATGCAGCCCCTGCTTAAGGTAGTCTGCAAGCCATGCCACGAAGCCCTGAAGGAAAACTTCTGAGGTGATTTACAATGATGAAATGTTATGATTGTGCTGAAGATGGAAAAGAAGTTGAAGCTTCCGCAGTATGTATTGTCTGTGGTAAAGGTCTCTGTAGCGATCACTCAAAAGAGGTTCCACTCCCGTTGACAGTGGGAAAGCCTCCTGAAGTAAAGCGCCTGCACAAAAGCCTTCCACACTTCATGTGCAACTATTGCTTTGACAACACAGTTGAAGATTCGTTCGACTGAATATGATGGGGAGGTTTGAAGAAAATGAGCGAACACGAAGAGGTTGTAAAAAGTATAGGGGACAAGATGGGTTTCACTCCAAAAATACTTGAAACCCTGAAAGATATAGATCCGCATTTTGTGAGAAAGTACAACCGCTGCAATGAGAAAATTCTCACTGATGGAGCTATTGAAGCCAAATACAAGGTACTAATGGCCCTTGCTGTGGTTGCATCAAAGCAATGTGAAGCATGTACGGTTTCCCAGATGAGAAGCGCTCTTAACCACGGTGCTACAAAAGAAGAGATCATGGAAACCATGGAAGTTATTTCAATAACATCCGGGGCTCCGGCAGTGGCTGCCTGCAGGGATGCATTAAAGCTCCTGAAAGACTGAATCGATTCCAGAATCGGGAAGTTCACGAATACGAATTTCCCACTTTATTCATTTTCGGGGGGTTCTCTATGCTATCCAAAAACCCTGTTGTTTTGCTAAGTATCACAATCATTTTCTTAGTACTTGTATTACCAGCTACTGCTTTGCCTTCTTCGCATGGTGAATTTACATCAGATGAGTTTACTGAATACTCAAAGTGTGGACAGTGCCATGCTATAATTAGAAGTGAATGGGATGGAAGTATGCATGCAAATGCTTTCACAGATCCTTTTTATCAGGAAGAATTGAAGCTTGCCAGTGAAGACAGTGATGGTGCACTTGATCTCTTCTGCACTCGCTGCCATATTCCTGTAGGTGTGTTGTCGGCAGAAGTTCCGCCAATTGATGGCTCACAAGCTAGCGATGTTGCTCTTGAAGCAGTTAGCTGCGATTTCTGTCACACTGTATCCGATAATGATGGGACTGGAAATGGTGCTTTCATTTCTTCTCCGGGAACAACAAAGTACGGTCCATTTGATGATTCGGAATCTGCGTTCCATGGAAGTGAATATCTGGAGCTTTACCAGCAAGCAGAATACTGTGGAATGTGTCATCAGGTTTATCATCCAGCCAATGGGCTGGTTCTGGATGATACTTACATGGCCTGGGAAGAGGGTCCCTACTCCGAACGCGATGTAACATGTCAGGATTGTCATATGACTCCTGGAATCACCGATTTTGAAGCCAATCCCGGAAGAGCCGGTTCAGGTGCACCCAAACGTGATCATATTTCCACCCACTATTTCTCAGGTGCTAATGTCTTCGTAACAGGAATCCTTGATGAGGAAGATACTATTGAGCTTAATACAGAACGACTCCAGAAAGCTGCTACAGTTGAAGTTGCTATTCCAGAAACAGCTGAAGCCGGTGAAACTGTGAATATGGAGGTCAGCATCACAAATTCAGGTGCTGGTCACAATATTCCTACAGGTCTTATAGAAGCCCGGCAGATATGGCTTGAAGTTCTGGTTTCGGATGCTTCAGGCACTGTGTTGCTGGACAGTGGATCTCTGGACTCAGAAGGTAACATACAAAATGCAGTTGTTTACCAGACAAAGTTTGCAGATTCAGATGGTGAACCCACATTTAAGCTATGGGAAGCTGCATCGGTAATTTCAGACAACAGGATATCTCCTGAAGATACGGCAATCGAAGAGTTTTCTTTTGAAGTGCCGGAGAATGTTGCTGATCCTATTTCTGTAGACGTAAAACTATTGTACCGGTCTGCTCCGCAATCAATGATAGATGATATCTTTGGAGACAATGTGCATGAAGTCCCAGTTGTGGAAATGAATTCCTATCGTGGAGCAATTAACGGCGATGTGCCCTCAGAATCAACTCCCGGATTCGGTGTTGCAGGGATGATCCTTTCATTGATGGGTGCCATATTATATCTCAGGTATGGGAAAAAGGAGGAATGACATGCCGCCGATTGTAGATGAGGACAGGTGTACTGGTGTTGGTGCATGTGCTGAAATTTGTCCGACGGAAGTAATTGATCTTGAGACAAAAAGTGAAGGGAAAACAATTGCCGTAATTGCACGCCCTGAAGACTGCACAGAATGTGAACAATGCGTAAACGTCTGTCCCGAAGATGCAATCAGTATGGAGTAAAAAGGGGTATTGTATGTCAGATAATGAACCAATAAAAATTCTGGGAATATCGGGAAGCCCCCGAAAAAAATCCACAGATTATGCCGTAAAATATGCTCTCCAGCACGCTGAAGAGAAGTTTGGTGCAGAAACCCAATATTTCTCTGCCAGGGGAATGGACCTTAAGTTCTGTATCCACTGTGATCATTGCATCAGGACAAAGAAGGGTTGTATTCACAAGGATGATATTGTTTCACTTTATGATATGATGCTCTGGGCAGATGCCTGGATTATCGGGACACCTGTTTATCAGGGAAATCTGAGTGCTCAAACCAAGACTATTATGGACAGATGTCGTGCTGTTGTGGCAAAAGACCCAAAATCATTCCAGAACAAAGTTGGATCTGCATTGGCAGTTGGCGGTGACCGTGTAGGTGGGCAGGAGCCTGCAATCAAGACCATCCTTGATTTCTACGTTATCAGTGAAATGATTCCGGTATCAGGTGGTTCATTTGGTTCTAATCTGGGTGGTACGCTCTGGTCTCAGGATAAAGGTGCCGAAGGAACTTCCGAGGACTCGGAAGGCTTGCGTAGTTTGAGGAAAACTGTGAACCGAATGGTTACTATGGCCCAGAAGTTCAAATGAGGCTGAAAATGGGGAATTTAATGGAATTTGAAGTAATCCTTAATGATGTTATACCTCGAACTCATGATGTGAAGAGTTTCCGTTTTAATAAGCCAGAAGGTTTTGACTATCTTGCAGGCCAATACATCATGGTTTCAGTTTCTGTAGATGGTACTGTTTTGAAAAAACCCTTAACAATCTCCAGCAGCCCTTTAGATGAAGATCTTGAGTTTACAAAGAAGCTTACAGGACACGAATTTTCTAATGCTCTTGATTCTTTGAATGCAGGCGATTCTTTCACAATTGATGGGCCTTACGGAAAGCTTACTTTTGAAGGAGAATATGACAAAATTGCACTGATAAGTGGTGGAATTGGAATAACTCCTATGATAAGCATCTGTAAAAATTGTACTGATCAAAAAGCACCTTTTGATATCGTCCTCATAGCAAGTAACAAGACTGAGGAGGATATTGCTTTCCGTAAAGAGCTTGAGCAAATGGAGTCTGAAAATCCTCATCTTCGTGTGGTTCACACCCTTACCAGGGCAGATGATAGTTGGAAGGGTTGCAGGGAGCATATTTGCGAAAATATGATATTAAAAGAAATACCAGATTATAAGGAAAGGGTATTCTATCTTTGCGGACCTCCGGGGATGGTGAAAGCCGTAAAGGAACTTCTGGTTGAAATGGATATACCAAAATCAATGATGAAAATTGAATTAATTACAGGATACTAATTAGGAATTAAAAGAGGGATTGTATGAAACGAATTGCATGGGGAATTACAGGATCAGGTGACCAGATTAAGGAAACTTATGAGATAATGGCTGATATCAGCAAAAGAACAGATATTGAATTCATGGTTTTCCTTTCAAAAGAAGGAGAAACCGTCATGAAGTGGTACAGGATGTGGGACAGCATCCAGCACGATTTCCCGAACTTCAAGACTGACGCCGGACCAAATTCTCCATTTATTGCAGGCCCATTGCAAGTTGGTCACTATGATGCACTTATAATTGCTCCGGCAACTGCTAACAGTGTTGCCAAGATTGTTTACGGAATTGCAGATACACTTGTGACCAACGTTGTTGCACAGACTGCAAAAGGACAGACTCCGATTTACATACTTCCGGTTGATCAGGTAAGGGGTGAGGTCACAACCTATTCTCCGGAAGGCAAAGAAATGAAACTCAAAATGCGTGAAGTGGATGTAAGGAATTCTGAAAAGCTGGCAGAAATGGAAAATATAACTGTGCTCAAAAAACCTGAAGACATCTATAAACTTGTAGGGCTGGAATAAGCCCTATTTCTTATCCTCTTGATTTTTATAGATTCAATAGAATATCATCCCTTCCGTCCGGGATATTTCATCAACCTGCTCTATTTTTCCCAGTTCAGCAGGGAACCTGTATGCAGACAATGTTGCAAGGATGCTATCAAGGGCATCACCCTCTGAATCATTGATAGCTTTCTCTTTTATGCTTTCATCAAGCCTCATCTTTATTTCTGAAAGCCTTTTCACGATTAGTATCCTCTGGGACTCTTGTGCTTCTTCCTTCCCTTTGTATGGTTGGTATAAACCCATTTCTTTAAGAGTGCAGGCCGGACAAATCTCTGCAATCCACGGCTTATTAGGGTCTGGATTTTGCATTGGAGGTACGCAAGCAAGCTTCTGTTTTACAAGGGGATATATTACATTTCTGATTCCATAATACGTTTGCCTGTAAAGGCGAAGATTGTAAGGGGAAAAAGGGGCTCCTTTTTCTTTTTCACTTCTTCTCTTGAATTCCATGTTATTGGTTTGTTTCCGACATTTCTCACGAAAAGTTTTAGCATCCGGATAGTTTTTGGGAAACTGCAGGATTATTTCTTCCCATTTTTGGTTACCAGTTATCTCCTGAGGTAATCCAAAGGGGAAATCAAGTCCAAAAACAGCATCATTATTAGAGGCTATAAACTCGCAAAGGAATCGATGGCATTCTTCACGCTCTCTGGTCCCTGCCAGCTCTTCGAGTGGAACGCAATACTCTAAATTCAATAAACCACGGGATTCTATCCCATGGCTTATCCAGATTTTGCGGCCTGCATCCTTAGCGCCGCTAAAATCCACTCCGAAAAAAGAGGAACGTTTGTTCCCTTGTGGCAGCTTACCGCTCCCTGTTGCCTTCAATGAACTCGTTAGTCATCCTGAAGGCATCATCGTCCACATATTGCTGGGGTGGATGTTTCATGAAGTATGCAGATGGGGAATAGAGAATTCCGCCGGTGTTTCTCTGGAGAGCCAGCTTGCAGCAGCGAATTGCGTCAATAACAACTCCTGCAGAGTTTGGGGAGTCTTCCACAGAAAGGCGGAGTTCGATGTTCATAGGCACGTCACCAAACAGCTTTCCTTCCATTCTCAGGAAACATAGTTTGTTGTCTTTTTGCCATGGGACATAATCACTTGGGCCGACATGTATGTTTTCGTCAGCGAGTCTTTCACCAATAACTGACTGGACAGCTTCAGTTTTGGATGTTTTCTTCGAGGAAAGCCTGCTGCGGTTGAGCATGTTAAGGAAGTCTGTATTACCACCGGTGTTAAGCTGGTATGTCCTCTCGAGTTTGACGCCACGCTTGCGGAATAAATCTGCCAGTGTCCTGTGAGTGATCGTGGCCCCAAGCTGGGCTTTGATGTCATCACCAATAATTGGAAGTCCCTTTGCTGCAAACTTCTCTGCCCATTCTGGAGTGCTTGCAATAAAAACAGGCATGTTGTTAATAAAGCCAACATTTGCTTCAAGAGCGCATTCTGCATAGAAACGTGCAGCTTCTTCGGAACCAACCGGCATGAAATTCAAAAGCATTTCAGCACCGGATTCATTGAGAATCTTTACAATATCTTCTTTTGTAGAATTTGTCTCATCGCTGGCTATGAATTTGTATTTATCTTCATAGTCTACCATGTGGTCGGAGACACCATCAAGGACATTTCCCATGGTAACCTTTACGCCTTTCTCGGGAACATCCGGGCAGAAGACGGTAGTGCAATTTGGTTCAGAAAAAATGGCTTCAGATATATCTTTTCCCACTTTCCTTTTGTCAATGTCAAAAGCAGCAACAACCTCGATATCTGAAGGTTTGAATCCCCCTATGGCCCAGTGCATAAGACCGATAGAATCGTTTTCAGTTTTATCCTTGTAATACTCCAGACCCTGGATGAGGGAGCTTGCGCAGTTGCCCATCCCTGCAATTGCGATTTTTATTTTATCCATAGCACTTCCTCTTTTTAAACATGAATGATTGCAATAAGTTGCAGTACTTATCATATATAATTAATCATTTGAACACGGCTATAATGTAGGCAGCTAATAAAAAGGTTTCTGATAATGATAATCGGCTACTTTTTTGTCTCTGAAATCTGGTCTTTTTCGGGGTTTAAAGATTGAAAAAATTCAAGTCTTTATGCATAAAGGCAAACCACAAAACAAAAGGGAAAGCAGCTCTTCCTATAGCATAAACATAAAACAGTTCGCTTGTAACGGATGCAAAGTTGAACTGGAGAGCTATTATTGTGACTGTAAACAGGAATATTACAGCAGATCCGATTGCTATCAATCTCAATCTCTTTCTGTTTTCTATTGGAGTGGCCAGGATAAGTGCTATAAAAGGCACGAGATTCAAAGGAAGGTAAAAAGTAAAGAAATCAAATGCATTCAATGCATGGTCGGGCGATAATATATAGGCCCTAATAGCGGGGATTCCCAATAAAAACAGTATTGTCAGGTATAGAAGAAATTTACCCACAAACACTGTCATCTTTAGCTTTTCACTATTTTCTCTATCCATATCAGAACAACCAATACTATTATGAGAATCAATGTTACCTGCCAGAGGTAATAATGGACATAATCAAACATGTCAGGATACCAAATTCCAACAAAGCCAAGACAAATAAGGCGTACCATATTAATTCCAAGTATTACAGGAATTCCAAATGCAATGCCCATGAGCTTTTTCTGGTATGTCGTTGTATAAGCCATCACACAGCTTGAGTATACGAGAACCTCGTATATCCCCGTACATTCATCAATAACTTTCAGTGCAGGAGCTCCTTCTTCAAAAAGGAGAAGGTTTTCGGTAACCGTATTTGCTACGCCTAAGCTACTCATCATATATGAAAAGGTGCCGGCTGTCAGGTTCCTCAGAAATTCCAGATCTTCTTTTAGCAATAAGTAAAGCCCGGTAAAAATGCTGATGTAAATCAGATATAGGGCAACGAATCTTGCAATTCTGTTATCTTTTAGCTCGTAGAGTTTTAGCTTGAGACTTTTGGTATTTTCCCGTTTTTTCCTCTGCTTTTTCCCCATAGTTTCCCCGTTTTTATACTTGTGCGAGAGTACTTAAAAATATCTAAAAAAAAGAAGGGGGGGATGGGTAAGAATTATTCGCGACGTTTCATCGCAACAATTCCAACCAATCCAAGAGCTCCGATAAGTCCGATAAGACCAATTGGAGTCATTGCAGGAACATCTTCGGGTGGTTCACAGAGGTAGTTGGCCGGGTCATTGTCTGTTACCGGTATTCCTGAGACAGCTCCCACTCCGTTTGTGGTTCCTATATTGGTGTAGTCTGTACACAGTCTGGGGACGGTTCCTGATGCATAAAGGGTAGCTTCCTCATTTACGTCAAGATCACCGATATTCCCAATGAAACCAATTATGTCATCTGTGACACTGACACTTGTCAGGGGTTCATCACCGGTGTTTGTGACTACGTATCTCCAGTAAACTGCACTGTTGTTTTCGAGGACTGGTGCAGTCAGCTTAGTGTTGGCATCAAACCATGTTGAATTATCTGCGGAGACATATTTCTTGATCATAATGTCCGGACAGGTGAAGTGCACAAATGCGGTAGCTGTGTCTTCTCCAGGGGTGTCGGCAGTACCACCGGCACGGACTTCTATCATTATGTCTTCCTGACAGGGTCCGATGTCCCAGATTTCGCTGGCGTCGCTTATTGCAATTTCATAGACACCATCCGCTGTTGGGCTGAATGCTGCTTCTACATCACTGTATGCAAGAGGTCCAATAATGATTGCCCAGTCGTTATCCTGAACATCAATTTCAACTGCGGGACTTCCGGTTTGGGTTATTCTGATTGTCCATAGTTCCCATTGGCCCAACCCAAGCCCTGCCGGGCCGGCATTACCATCGGTATCCCTGTTGTCAAAGATTGTGTTTGTGCTGCCGTCGCCATCCAGATCTCCCGGAATTCCGTATACTGTTGTCATCCCAAAGAGGGTGTCATTTGCAAAATCATAGTGACCATAGATTCTCATGATGTCCTGGCCACTTGAATCTCCTTCAGTTGCCATTGTTTCGTCATGTGAAGTTCCGGAGTCATTTTTAGGGTCTTCTGCATTCCAGATGGTAGTATCATCATCAAATGCACCCTGTCTTACTTCTAGTCGGTTCCCGGTATTGAAAACATCATACTCGCCAGCTGCTGTGGCGTTGTTGGTTTGTCCAAATGCCCAGTTATCATTCCATTCCGGGTCTTTGATACCATCAACGGTGATAGCTGATGCGGCGGGTACTGATGCCACTAAAGCCAATACCATCAAAATAGTTAGCCATAGCTTCATCTCTTTCATCGTATCCACTCCTATATACCACCTTTCTTAGTAGTTCTAAGTAGGATAATTTAATTTATGGAGAAGATTGCTTATAACGATGCAGTAAACATAGTTACTGACGTATCGTAGGGCATGAGCATAATGAAAATGTGATTTTTCTTTGATGTTGTGGATGCTCAGAAAGCGCTGATTTATCTTATTTTAGAAGAGATTTACGACATATCTGGATGTTCTCCAAACTCCTAATTTCAGTTGCTTTCCTTGAAAGTTCGAATATAAATACTTAATAAACATAAATTCTGAAATTATTTCCTAAAAAGATATTTGGAAAACGGAGCCTGAGCTATTTTTCGGAAGCTATTGAAAAAATCCGTGAATTAAGATTACAAAAAAAATCAGGAGTAAGGGATTAACCCTCACTCATTTTTTCTTCTCTGGAAGAAAAATGCAAGTCCAAGAATTGCAGCTATTGGAATTGCAACTGTTGGGAATTCGGGGATTTCATTGTCGCATGGGATCCTGACGAATGCAGTCGCAGTGTCTTCTCCGGGGCTATCTCCAACACCACCAGCCTGTACTTCTATCTTTATGTCTGGTGAGCAGGGCCTGATATCCCATATTTCGCTCATATCCTGTATTGATATCTCGTAGACTCCGTCAACAGTTGGGCTAAATGCTGCTTCCACGTCTCCGTATGTAAGAGGTCCGGAAATGATTGTCCAGTTGTTATTCTGAACATCGATTTCAACTGTAGGGCTTCCTGACTGGCTTATTCTGATTCTCCACAATTCATATTCTCCCAGTCCAAGGCCTGCAGGACCTGCTGTCCCATCTTCATCTCTGTTATCAAATGTTGTATCTGTGTTTCCGTCGCCGTCAAGATCTCCTGGGATTCCATATACTGTTGTCATCCCAAACAGTGTGTCATTTGCTGCGTCGTAGTGGCCATAAATTCTCATTATGTCCTGACCACTTGATTCTCCTTCGCTTGCCATTGACTCATCATGTGTAGAACTTGAATCATTTTTTGGATCTTCTGCGAACCAGGTTCCTTCAAAGTCGTCAAATGCTCCTTGAGCGATTTCCAGCCTGTCTCCCAGGTTGTTTATATCATACTCTCCGGCGGCGGTTGCATTATTTGTCTGGCCGAATGCCCAGTTATCATCCCACTCTGAAGGGCTGTTTATCCCATCTACATTTATTGCAGATGCTGCCGGGATTGATGCCATTAATGCCACCACTACAAGAAGAGTTGTCCATAGGTTAATTTTTCTCATCGTATCCACTCCTTTGTACCACCTTATAGGATAGGCTTAAGTTTAGGATAATAGTATTTATGGAGCAGATTGAATATAATTGCCTAGTAAACTTAGTTTCTGACTTAATATCTATTTTCTGTCAGGAAAACCCGTTGGGTATTGGGAAAAGCAAACATAAGTGAAAACAAGTCAGTTAGGTAGTTAGTTCTGAGTCTTCAGGACACTTTTTTTATGGGATGGTGTATGGTTAGGTGTCCTTTCCGGGTAATTTACGCATTCCTGTGAAATAGATCCATCAAGAATTTTCTCCATCAGGTAGATAGCTTCATTCGGGATTTTTGTTCTTTTCCCTTTATCTCCATATTCCATGTTAAGGTAGTCAGAAGGCGTCTTACAAACGCCATTCTTTGGATCCTTTGGGTCATAATCTTCAATAAAAACAACACATCCCTTGAAGCCTAAATTTTTCACTACATAGTCAAGTGCATACTTTACTCCGTAATGGCAACCTATTCCCGGCATGAAGTATTCGTAGCCTTCACTTCTTTTTTGTTTTAGCCAGGGGAAAAGGTTTGAGTCACTGTCGATTATAAAAATCCTGTCTTTAGTGAATCCTTTTTGCTTAAGAACATCGACCATTTTTCCAAGGGAGCAAGGGACTTTACATTGGGCGCCATCCAGCTTCAGGCACTTTTGGTTTTTTCGGCCGTCGATGGTGTCTGAAACGGGGCATGTAGTATCATTCCTTGGTTTCGCGCAATAGGGCAGAAATGCAATACATTTGTCGATTTCGTCCTCAACTACTCTGTTGATATTCAGTGAAGGTGGGTAAACTGCAAGAGAATTGTTTTTTGGAATTGTTTCCTGTTTGTTAAGTTTGCACTTGCGTTCAATAAGATATTTGTTGATTGCATATGGGGTGAAAGCATGCGCTATTTCTTTTAGTGATGCTGTTTGTTTTTTTTCTACGCATGTTCTGGGATTTGTTGCTTTCAACGCAATCACCTCATCATCATAATAATTATGTATGGGACAATTAGTAATAGGTTTCACCCGTATATAAATATGTCGATTTTAATTTTTATACATTTATATATTTTGTTTCATTGTCTACCTTTTTCATTTCTGACTGTGGCCCCTGAAGCCTAAAATGATTAGAAGCTGTCGTTTTTTAATTTAATTTTCCAATTAATAATTGGGTGGCAGGCAAATAAAAGAGTCCGGTTTAGTGGTTAGAATAATAGTTATTTATGTGATGATCAACAGGAATTGAATTACCCAATCCCCGATGAAATATATCACAGTTTTAGAAGCATTGCAAGATCATGGAAGGTTTTTCCTTT
The DNA window shown above is from Methanohalophilus levihalophilus and carries:
- a CDS encoding DUF2180 family protein, with product MKCYECEKEGKTTDTVGICIICGRGVCKDHLVREQVPVLEGEYQVRVKCMGDACELKDMQPLLKVVCKPCHEALKENF
- a CDS encoding DUF2180 family protein codes for the protein MMKCYDCAEDGKEVEASAVCIVCGKGLCSDHSKEVPLPLTVGKPPEVKRLHKSLPHFMCNYCFDNTVEDSFD
- a CDS encoding carboxymuconolactone decarboxylase family protein, translating into MSEHEEVVKSIGDKMGFTPKILETLKDIDPHFVRKYNRCNEKILTDGAIEAKYKVLMALAVVASKQCEACTVSQMRSALNHGATKEEIMETMEVISITSGAPAVAACRDALKLLKD
- a CDS encoding multiheme c-type cytochrome; protein product: MLSKNPVVLLSITIIFLVLVLPATALPSSHGEFTSDEFTEYSKCGQCHAIIRSEWDGSMHANAFTDPFYQEELKLASEDSDGALDLFCTRCHIPVGVLSAEVPPIDGSQASDVALEAVSCDFCHTVSDNDGTGNGAFISSPGTTKYGPFDDSESAFHGSEYLELYQQAEYCGMCHQVYHPANGLVLDDTYMAWEEGPYSERDVTCQDCHMTPGITDFEANPGRAGSGAPKRDHISTHYFSGANVFVTGILDEEDTIELNTERLQKAATVEVAIPETAEAGETVNMEVSITNSGAGHNIPTGLIEARQIWLEVLVSDASGTVLLDSGSLDSEGNIQNAVVYQTKFADSDGEPTFKLWEAASVISDNRISPEDTAIEEFSFEVPENVADPISVDVKLLYRSAPQSMIDDIFGDNVHEVPVVEMNSYRGAINGDVPSESTPGFGVAGMILSLMGAILYLRYGKKEE
- a CDS encoding 4Fe-4S dicluster domain-containing protein; the encoded protein is MPPIVDEDRCTGVGACAEICPTEVIDLETKSEGKTIAVIARPEDCTECEQCVNVCPEDAISME
- a CDS encoding flavodoxin family protein; this translates as MSDNEPIKILGISGSPRKKSTDYAVKYALQHAEEKFGAETQYFSARGMDLKFCIHCDHCIRTKKGCIHKDDIVSLYDMMLWADAWIIGTPVYQGNLSAQTKTIMDRCRAVVAKDPKSFQNKVGSALAVGGDRVGGQEPAIKTILDFYVISEMIPVSGGSFGSNLGGTLWSQDKGAEGTSEDSEGLRSLRKTVNRMVTMAQKFK
- a CDS encoding ferredoxin--NADP reductase, yielding MEFEVILNDVIPRTHDVKSFRFNKPEGFDYLAGQYIMVSVSVDGTVLKKPLTISSSPLDEDLEFTKKLTGHEFSNALDSLNAGDSFTIDGPYGKLTFEGEYDKIALISGGIGITPMISICKNCTDQKAPFDIVLIASNKTEEDIAFRKELEQMESENPHLRVVHTLTRADDSWKGCREHICENMILKEIPDYKERVFYLCGPPGMVKAVKELLVEMDIPKSMMKIELITGY
- the afpA gene encoding archaeoflavoprotein AfpA, which gives rise to MKRIAWGITGSGDQIKETYEIMADISKRTDIEFMVFLSKEGETVMKWYRMWDSIQHDFPNFKTDAGPNSPFIAGPLQVGHYDALIIAPATANSVAKIVYGIADTLVTNVVAQTAKGQTPIYILPVDQVRGEVTTYSPEGKEMKLKMREVDVRNSEKLAEMENITVLKKPEDIYKLVGLE
- a CDS encoding DUF429 domain-containing protein — translated: MKATGSGKLPQGNKRSSFFGVDFSGAKDAGRKIWISHGIESRGLLNLEYCVPLEELAGTREREECHRFLCEFIASNNDAVFGLDFPFGLPQEITGNQKWEEIILQFPKNYPDAKTFREKCRKQTNNMEFKRRSEKEKGAPFSPYNLRLYRQTYYGIRNVIYPLVKQKLACVPPMQNPDPNKPWIAEICPACTLKEMGLYQPYKGKEEAQESQRILIVKRLSEIKMRLDESIKEKAINDSEGDALDSILATLSAYRFPAELGKIEQVDEISRTEGMIFY
- a CDS encoding inositol-3-phosphate synthase, which codes for MDKIKIAIAGMGNCASSLIQGLEYYKDKTENDSIGLMHWAIGGFKPSDIEVVAAFDIDKRKVGKDISEAIFSEPNCTTVFCPDVPEKGVKVTMGNVLDGVSDHMVDYEDKYKFIASDETNSTKEDIVKILNESGAEMLLNFMPVGSEEAARFYAECALEANVGFINNMPVFIASTPEWAEKFAAKGLPIIGDDIKAQLGATITHRTLADLFRKRGVKLERTYQLNTGGNTDFLNMLNRSRLSSKKTSKTEAVQSVIGERLADENIHVGPSDYVPWQKDNKLCFLRMEGKLFGDVPMNIELRLSVEDSPNSAGVVIDAIRCCKLALQRNTGGILYSPSAYFMKHPPQQYVDDDAFRMTNEFIEGNRER
- the artB gene encoding archaeosortase B, with product MGKKQRKKRENTKSLKLKLYELKDNRIARFVALYLIYISIFTGLYLLLKEDLEFLRNLTAGTFSYMMSSLGVANTVTENLLLFEEGAPALKVIDECTGIYEVLVYSSCVMAYTTTYQKKLMGIAFGIPVILGINMVRLICLGFVGIWYPDMFDYVHYYLWQVTLILIIVLVVLIWIEKIVKS
- a CDS encoding VPXXXP-CTERM sorting domain-containing protein; its protein translation is MKEMKLWLTILMVLALVASVPAASAITVDGIKDPEWNDNWAFGQTNNATAAGEYDVFNTGNRLEVRQGAFDDDTTIWNAEDPKNDSGTSHDETMATEGDSSGQDIMRIYGHYDFANDTLFGMTTVYGIPGDLDGDGSTNTIFDNRDTDGNAGPAGLGLGQWELWTIRITQTGSPAVEIDVQDNDWAIIIGPLAYSDVEAAFSPTADGVYEIAISDASEIWDIGPCQEDIMIEVRAGGTADTPGEDTATAFVHFTCPDIMIKKYVSADNSTWFDANTKLTAPVLENNSAVYWRYVVTNTGDEPLTSVSVTDDIIGFIGNIGDLDVNEEATLYASGTVPRLCTDYTNIGTTNGVGAVSGIPVTDNDPANYLCEPPEDVPAMTPIGLIGLIGALGLVGIVAMKRRE
- a CDS encoding PEF-CTERM sorting domain-containing protein, with translation MRKINLWTTLLVVVALMASIPAASAINVDGINSPSEWDDNWAFGQTNNATAAGEYDINNLGDRLEIAQGAFDDFEGTWFAEDPKNDSSSTHDESMASEGESSGQDIMRIYGHYDAANDTLFGMTTVYGIPGDLDGDGNTDTTFDNRDEDGTAGPAGLGLGEYELWRIRISQSGSPTVEIDVQNNNWTIISGPLTYGDVEAAFSPTVDGVYEISIQDMSEIWDIRPCSPDIKIEVQAGGVGDSPGEDTATAFVRIPCDNEIPEFPTVAIPIAAILGLAFFFQRRKNE